One genomic segment of Oscillospiraceae bacterium includes these proteins:
- a CDS encoding septum formation initiator family protein produces MKRKKKVSFFLKVLVVVLAVYSAVTLVHLQIELNAQRDRRDALAEEKDRQLQKNAALASFSESELDDEAVTRIAREELGLVMPDEVLIVDVGR; encoded by the coding sequence ATGAAGAGAAAGAAAAAGGTGAGTTTTTTTCTCAAGGTTCTCGTGGTCGTTCTGGCCGTCTATTCGGCCGTCACGCTGGTGCATCTGCAGATCGAGCTCAACGCGCAGCGGGACCGTCGGGACGCACTCGCGGAGGAAAAGGACCGTCAGCTTCAGAAGAATGCGGCGCTCGCTTCCTTTTCCGAGTCTGAGCTGGACGATGAAGCTGTTACGCGCATTGCGCGGGAGGAGCTTGGTCTTGTGATGCCGGACGAAGTATTGATTGTGGACGTGGGCCGCTGA